The Streptomyces sp. NBC_01775 genome includes a region encoding these proteins:
- a CDS encoding DUF6228 family protein — MSLIEVVPGQVELVVRGVGSQAPSIRLFDWSRTDEFEVVFAVEAVDDGLRARIGAVTVSAWDGAGYLTEFLDGLARDFTGWEGERSWVNNELVVAATFGSGGHVHLSWTLRAGVFSSGWECTVTTVIEAGEELTTVAADMQEFFRQG, encoded by the coding sequence GTGAGTCTGATCGAGGTGGTTCCTGGGCAGGTCGAGCTCGTCGTTCGGGGGGTGGGGTCGCAAGCACCCTCTATCCGGTTGTTCGACTGGTCGCGGACAGATGAGTTCGAGGTCGTATTCGCCGTGGAGGCTGTCGATGACGGCCTGCGCGCACGAATCGGGGCCGTGACCGTGTCTGCCTGGGACGGTGCGGGATACCTGACCGAGTTTCTCGACGGTCTTGCGCGCGACTTCACCGGTTGGGAGGGCGAGCGGTCTTGGGTCAACAACGAGCTGGTCGTGGCAGCGACGTTCGGTTCGGGTGGTCACGTGCACCTGAGCTGGACCCTGCGAGCTGGGGTCTTCTCCAGCGGCTGGGAGTGCACTGTGACGACCGTGATTGAGGCTGGCGAAGAGCTGACGACTGTCGCTGCCGACATGCAGGAATTCTTCCGCCAGGGGTAG
- a CDS encoding MFS transporter, with translation MPEAPSPAATQAGPDPRRWKALAFIAIAQLMVVLDATIVNIALPSAQTDLGISDANRQWVITAYALAFGGLLLFGGRIADMWGRKQAFVTGLIGFAAASAIGGAATNEALLLGARALQGAFGALLAPAALSLLAVMFTDGKERAKAFGIYGAIAGGGGAIGLILGGVLTEYMNWRWTFYVNIPFAVIAAVGAVLVVREPKAARNRSALDIPGVVLSTLGLVSLVYGFTRAESEGWSEGGTIGMFVASAVLLSAFALVESKVRAPLLPLRVVTDRNRGGVFLSLGLATIAMFGLFLFLTYYLQIVKDYSPVRTGVAFLPMVAGMIAGSTQIGARLMTRVPPRMLMMPGFLVAALGMLLLTQLEVDSSYPALILPAEVLLGLGLGTAFMPAMSLATHGVRSTDAGVASAMVNTSQQVGGAIGTALLNTIAASATTAYVTSHVAGATTKPAQQMLKLEAMVHGYTSAIWWAVGILLVSAAIVAVFVNTRSQGGAVEKASDGEAPADGSGEPEPVLVAMH, from the coding sequence ATGCCAGAAGCACCCTCCCCAGCCGCCACACAGGCCGGGCCCGATCCCCGGAGATGGAAGGCCCTCGCCTTCATCGCCATCGCGCAGCTCATGGTCGTCCTGGACGCGACGATCGTGAACATCGCGCTCCCCTCCGCCCAGACCGACCTGGGTATATCCGACGCCAACCGGCAGTGGGTCATCACCGCCTACGCCCTCGCCTTCGGCGGACTGCTGCTCTTCGGCGGCCGGATCGCCGACATGTGGGGCCGTAAGCAGGCCTTCGTCACCGGGCTCATCGGCTTCGCGGCGGCCTCGGCGATCGGCGGCGCCGCCACCAACGAGGCCCTGCTGCTGGGCGCACGCGCGCTCCAGGGCGCCTTCGGCGCACTGCTCGCGCCGGCTGCCCTGTCCCTGCTCGCCGTGATGTTCACCGACGGCAAGGAGCGGGCCAAGGCATTCGGCATCTACGGCGCCATCGCCGGCGGTGGCGGCGCCATCGGCCTGATCCTGGGCGGCGTCCTCACCGAGTACATGAACTGGCGCTGGACGTTCTACGTGAACATCCCGTTCGCCGTGATCGCCGCCGTCGGCGCCGTACTGGTCGTCCGCGAGCCCAAGGCCGCGCGCAACCGCTCGGCACTCGACATCCCCGGCGTCGTCCTCTCCACGCTCGGCCTGGTCTCCCTCGTCTACGGATTCACCCGCGCCGAGTCGGAAGGCTGGAGCGAGGGCGGCACGATCGGCATGTTCGTGGCCTCTGCCGTGCTGCTGAGCGCCTTCGCGCTCGTCGAGTCCAAGGTCAGGGCGCCGCTGCTGCCGCTGCGCGTGGTCACCGACCGCAACCGTGGCGGGGTCTTCCTGTCGCTGGGCCTGGCCACCATCGCGATGTTCGGGCTGTTCCTCTTCCTGACGTACTACCTCCAGATCGTCAAGGACTACTCACCGGTCCGCACCGGTGTGGCCTTCCTCCCGATGGTCGCCGGAATGATCGCCGGATCCACGCAGATCGGCGCCCGCCTGATGACGCGGGTCCCGCCGCGCATGCTGATGATGCCCGGCTTCCTGGTCGCGGCGCTGGGCATGCTGCTGCTGACCCAGCTGGAGGTGGACAGCTCCTACCCGGCGCTGATCCTGCCCGCAGAGGTCCTGCTCGGCCTGGGCCTGGGTACGGCCTTCATGCCCGCGATGTCACTGGCCACGCACGGGGTGCGATCGACCGACGCCGGTGTGGCGTCCGCGATGGTCAACACTTCGCAGCAGGTGGGCGGCGCCATCGGCACCGCGCTCCTGAACACCATCGCGGCGAGCGCCACCACCGCGTACGTCACCTCGCACGTCGCGGGGGCCACCACCAAGCCGGCACAGCAGATGCTGAAGCTGGAGGCCATGGTGCACGGCTACACCTCGGCGATCTGGTGGGCGGTCGGCATCCTGCTCGTCTCCGCCGCCATCGTCGCGGTCTTCGTGAACACGCGGAGCCAGGGCGGCGCCGTGGAGAAGGCTTCCGACGGTGAGGCACCGGCCGACGGTTCCGGCGAACCGGAGCCCGTGCTGGTGGCGATGCACTGA
- a CDS encoding DeoR/GlpR family DNA-binding transcription regulator gives MYAPERQQAILRIARENGRVDVLSLATEFDVTAETVRRDLKALDRAGLVRRVHGGAIPAGQLDFEPDLAARESAATDEKERIAQTAVEELPAEGSVVLDAGTTTSRLATAIPLDAALTVVTHALPTAARLADHPRIELHIVGGRVRHRTRAAVDAWALRNYGEIKADVLFLATNGFSLDGGLTTPDLAEAAVKRTIMAAARRVVLLADSTKAGQEHFARFGDLSQVDLLITDTGLGPDDARLIEAQGTCVKRV, from the coding sequence ATGTACGCACCGGAGCGTCAGCAGGCCATCCTCCGAATCGCGCGGGAGAACGGCCGGGTCGACGTGCTCTCGCTGGCCACCGAGTTCGATGTCACTGCCGAGACGGTGCGCCGCGATCTCAAGGCCCTCGACCGGGCCGGCCTCGTCCGCCGTGTGCACGGGGGTGCCATCCCCGCCGGGCAGCTCGACTTCGAGCCCGACCTGGCGGCCCGCGAGTCCGCCGCCACCGACGAGAAGGAGCGCATCGCGCAGACTGCCGTCGAGGAGCTGCCCGCCGAGGGGAGCGTGGTGCTCGACGCGGGCACCACCACCTCCCGGCTGGCGACGGCCATCCCCCTGGACGCCGCGCTCACAGTCGTCACCCACGCTCTCCCCACGGCGGCCCGGCTCGCCGATCACCCCCGGATCGAGCTGCATATCGTCGGCGGACGGGTCCGGCACCGCACCCGGGCCGCTGTCGACGCGTGGGCCTTGCGGAACTATGGCGAGATCAAGGCAGATGTACTATTTCTTGCCACCAACGGCTTCTCCCTCGACGGCGGGCTCACCACCCCCGACCTCGCCGAGGCCGCCGTCAAGCGCACGATCATGGCCGCGGCGCGGCGCGTGGTCCTCCTGGCGGACTCCACCAAAGCGGGCCAGGAACATTTCGCCCGTTTCGGCGACCTCTCACAAGTCGACCTCCTCATCACCGATACCGGCCTGGGCCCCGACGACGCGCGTCTGATCGAGGCGCAGGGCACCTGCGTCAAGCGGGTGTGA
- a CDS encoding TetR/AcrR family transcriptional regulator — MSSASATIAAKRGTATGAAPKARADAARNRERILNAAREAFVVHGADASLDEIARTAGVGNATLYRHFPDRDTLIHGVMHFVTERIANRAEEALAQEDDPFEALRSYVFGAAAERIGALCPMLSGRFDPSDPECLAARVKVEKLTKDLIRRAQRAGAVRDDIDVGDIMITLSQLTRPLPGVGCQGIERFVERHVQLFLDGLRAPAKSELPGHAATLEELRQEN; from the coding sequence ATGAGCAGCGCGAGCGCCACCATCGCCGCCAAGCGGGGCACCGCGACCGGTGCCGCGCCCAAGGCGCGTGCCGACGCCGCCCGCAACCGCGAGCGCATCCTCAACGCCGCACGCGAGGCTTTCGTCGTCCACGGGGCGGACGCGTCCCTGGATGAGATCGCACGCACGGCGGGCGTCGGCAACGCCACCCTCTACCGCCACTTCCCGGACCGCGACACGCTGATCCACGGAGTCATGCACTTCGTCACCGAGCGGATCGCGAACCGGGCGGAGGAAGCGCTGGCCCAAGAGGATGACCCCTTCGAGGCCCTGCGCAGCTACGTCTTCGGGGCGGCGGCAGAGCGCATCGGCGCGCTCTGTCCCATGCTCTCCGGTCGCTTCGACCCCTCGGATCCCGAGTGCCTGGCGGCACGCGTAAAGGTCGAGAAGCTGACCAAGGACCTCATCCGCCGGGCGCAGCGCGCCGGTGCGGTGCGCGACGACATCGACGTCGGCGACATCATGATCACCCTCAGTCAGCTCACCCGTCCGCTCCCAGGCGTCGGATGCCAGGGGATCGAACGCTTCGTCGAGCGCCATGTGCAGCTCTTCCTCGACGGGCTGCGCGCACCCGCCAAATCCGAACTCCCCGGCCACGCCGCGACCCTGGAGGAACTGCGACAAGAGAACTGA
- a CDS encoding glycoside hydrolase family 3 protein: MQQPTSRRHVIAAAAGAAAAIGVAGRTAAAEPSTAPSSTTTSAAVRARAASLLGRLSLEQKVGQLFVVEIYGQTADTEHAKNRELYGVSTPAQVIAKYRPGGVIYFDARRGPDNVREPRQIARLSNGLQRAALHGGARIPLLVSIDQEGGSVVYRMLEPATQLPGNMALAASRSAQDVYDSADIIGTELTAVGINQNYAPVADVNINPANPVIGVRSFGSDTRLCADFVSAAVRGYHHGGVASAGKHFPGHGDTDVDSHTGLPKITHTREELDRIDLPPFRAAIRRGVDTIMTAHIVVPSLDASLVPATMSQPIVTGLLREELGFQGVIATDALDMGGATGDFPPDVAPVRAFEAGCDQLVLAPKLDTAFAAVLSAVRSGKISQKRLDASVTRILEHKLRRRLFPSPYVNERRAARVVGSRRHRSQARAITERTVTLIRNESGALPLSGAPREVLVTGWGTAPLAALTRAINERRGQSATTLETGLAPDAAKIAEAVSAARDHEVTVVLANAAAAPTDKGAAQAKLIQALHATGTRLVVAAVRNPYDIQRYPDVPAYLATYSYGAPSMTALSEALYGDLNPGGRLPVAVAALDDPDRVLYRFGHGLRY; encoded by the coding sequence ATGCAGCAGCCCACATCCCGCAGACATGTGATCGCCGCCGCGGCAGGTGCCGCGGCGGCGATCGGTGTCGCGGGCCGGACGGCGGCAGCCGAGCCGTCCACCGCGCCGTCGTCCACAACCACGTCGGCGGCCGTACGCGCCCGTGCCGCCTCGCTCCTGGGCCGACTGAGCCTCGAACAGAAGGTCGGGCAGCTCTTCGTCGTCGAGATCTACGGACAGACGGCCGACACGGAGCACGCCAAGAACCGCGAGCTGTACGGCGTCTCCACACCGGCCCAGGTCATCGCCAAGTACCGACCGGGCGGCGTCATCTACTTCGACGCCCGCCGCGGCCCCGACAACGTCCGCGAACCGCGCCAGATCGCCCGGCTGTCCAACGGGCTCCAGCGCGCGGCCCTGCACGGCGGCGCCCGCATCCCGCTCCTCGTCTCCATCGACCAGGAGGGCGGAAGCGTCGTCTACCGGATGCTGGAGCCGGCCACCCAGCTCCCGGGCAACATGGCGCTGGCCGCGTCACGCTCCGCCCAGGATGTCTACGACTCGGCCGACATCATCGGCACCGAACTGACCGCCGTCGGCATCAATCAGAACTACGCGCCCGTGGCCGACGTCAACATCAACCCGGCCAACCCGGTCATCGGCGTTCGCTCGTTCGGGTCGGACACCCGGCTGTGCGCGGACTTCGTCTCGGCCGCCGTACGCGGCTACCACCACGGCGGAGTCGCCAGCGCGGGCAAACACTTCCCCGGCCATGGCGACACGGATGTCGACAGCCACACCGGATTGCCGAAGATCACCCACACCCGCGAGGAACTGGACCGCATCGACCTGCCGCCGTTCCGTGCCGCCATCCGGCGCGGCGTCGACACGATCATGACAGCGCACATCGTCGTGCCGTCCCTGGATGCCTCGCTGGTCCCCGCGACGATGTCGCAGCCGATCGTGACCGGGCTGCTGCGCGAGGAGCTGGGCTTCCAAGGCGTCATCGCGACGGACGCACTGGACATGGGAGGAGCCACCGGGGACTTCCCGCCGGATGTGGCGCCCGTGCGCGCCTTCGAGGCCGGCTGCGACCAGTTGGTGCTGGCACCGAAGCTGGACACGGCGTTCGCGGCGGTGCTGTCCGCCGTGCGTTCGGGGAAGATCTCACAGAAGCGGCTGGACGCCTCGGTGACCCGCATCCTCGAACACAAGCTGCGCAGGCGGCTGTTCCCCTCCCCGTACGTGAACGAGCGGCGGGCCGCCCGTGTGGTCGGCAGCAGGCGGCACCGGTCGCAGGCACGCGCGATCACCGAGCGGACCGTGACGCTGATCCGGAACGAGAGCGGTGCTCTTCCGCTGTCCGGCGCCCCGCGCGAGGTCCTGGTCACCGGATGGGGCACCGCACCCCTCGCAGCCCTCACCCGTGCGATCAACGAGCGGCGCGGGCAGTCGGCGACCACCCTGGAGACCGGTCTCGCACCCGACGCCGCGAAGATCGCCGAGGCCGTCTCGGCGGCACGCGACCACGAGGTGACGGTCGTCCTCGCGAACGCCGCCGCGGCCCCCACCGACAAGGGCGCGGCCCAAGCGAAGCTGATCCAGGCTCTGCACGCCACCGGCACGCGCCTGGTGGTGGCCGCCGTACGCAACCCGTACGACATCCAGCGCTACCCCGACGTGCCGGCCTACCTGGCGACGTACTCCTACGGCGCACCCTCCATGACGGCGCTCTCCGAGGCGCTGTACGGAGACCTCAATCCGGGCGGACGGCTCCCCGTCGCCGTCGCGGCTCTGGACGACCCGGACCGGGTCCTGTACCGCTTCGGTCATGGGCTGCGGTACTAG
- a CDS encoding sigma-70 family RNA polymerase sigma factor, which translates to MATRAVARRQERATGVSDTAGSVRAAGSEVADRDLVGMYLDEIARTPLLDAAKEVELSLGIEAGVYAQRILDGLEEPLAGDSPSAKASREELEGVVAEGERAKDVFIRSNLRLVVAVARRYPRSGLPLLDLIQEGNAGLVRAVEKFDYTKGFKFSTYATWWIRQAITRSIADQSRTIRLPVHLVEELGRIRRVQREFNREHGRDPEPAEIAQELSSTPERVTDVLDWARDPVSLNMSVDDEGETQFGDLLEDTSAASPEQSVLTVLRREELDELIGRLDDRTASIIKARYGMVDGRERTLTEVGKQHGLTRERIRQIEKHALLELKKMAHDTGFDAAA; encoded by the coding sequence ATGGCAACCCGTGCCGTCGCCCGTCGTCAGGAGCGCGCGACCGGTGTCTCTGACACGGCAGGCAGTGTTCGCGCCGCCGGCAGCGAAGTCGCGGACCGCGACCTGGTCGGCATGTATCTCGACGAGATCGCCCGGACGCCGCTGCTGGACGCCGCGAAGGAAGTCGAGCTGTCGCTCGGGATAGAGGCGGGCGTCTACGCCCAGAGGATCCTGGACGGCCTCGAGGAGCCCCTCGCGGGTGACTCGCCCAGCGCGAAGGCGAGCCGCGAAGAGCTGGAAGGGGTCGTCGCCGAGGGAGAGCGCGCCAAGGATGTGTTCATCCGGTCCAACCTCCGTCTTGTCGTCGCCGTCGCCCGCCGCTACCCACGCAGCGGCCTGCCCCTGCTGGACCTGATCCAGGAGGGCAACGCGGGCCTCGTCCGCGCCGTGGAGAAGTTCGACTACACCAAGGGCTTCAAGTTCTCCACCTACGCGACGTGGTGGATCCGCCAGGCCATCACCCGCTCGATCGCCGACCAGTCCCGCACCATCCGGCTCCCCGTCCACCTTGTGGAGGAGCTGGGCCGGATACGGCGAGTGCAGCGCGAATTCAATCGCGAGCACGGCCGCGATCCGGAGCCGGCAGAGATCGCCCAGGAGCTCAGCTCCACCCCCGAGCGCGTCACCGATGTCCTCGACTGGGCCCGAGACCCGGTCAGCCTGAACATGTCGGTCGACGACGAGGGTGAGACCCAGTTCGGTGATCTGCTGGAGGACACCTCCGCGGCCTCGCCCGAACAGTCGGTGCTCACCGTGCTGCGACGGGAAGAGCTGGACGAGCTCATAGGCAGGCTCGATGACCGTACGGCCTCGATCATCAAGGCCCGCTACGGAATGGTCGACGGCCGCGAGCGCACACTGACCGAGGTCGGCAAGCAGCACGGCCTGACGCGTGAGCGCATCCGCCAGATCGAGAAGCACGCCCTGCTGGAGCTGAAGAAGATGGCCCACGACACGGGTTTCGACGCGGCGGCGTAA
- the wrbA gene encoding NAD(P)H:quinone oxidoreductase has product MPPHIENGVTMATPTSPSAPVKLAVIYYSATGTVATIAKEMTETAKRAGADVRLCRVRELAPQEAVDSNPAWAENARATADLPEATPDDIAWADAVLFGSPTRYGNVTSQLKQYLDTLGPLWQEGKLADKVYSGFTSSATLHGGQESTLLALYNTVHHFGGIVVAPGYTDPSKFVDGNPYGTSHVDAQGQSPVDGTTLKAARVQCERVIRISQALTSGLAAS; this is encoded by the coding sequence ATGCCACCGCACATCGAGAACGGAGTCACCATGGCCACACCCACCTCCCCGTCCGCACCCGTGAAGCTCGCCGTCATCTACTACTCGGCGACCGGAACCGTCGCCACGATCGCCAAGGAGATGACTGAGACGGCGAAGAGGGCGGGCGCCGACGTACGGCTGTGCCGCGTACGGGAGTTGGCCCCGCAAGAGGCCGTCGACTCGAACCCCGCCTGGGCCGAGAACGCCCGCGCCACGGCCGACCTCCCGGAGGCCACCCCGGACGACATCGCCTGGGCCGACGCCGTCCTCTTCGGGTCCCCGACGCGCTACGGGAACGTCACCTCGCAGCTCAAGCAGTATCTGGACACGCTCGGCCCCCTCTGGCAGGAGGGCAAGCTGGCCGACAAGGTCTACAGCGGCTTCACCTCTTCCGCGACGCTGCACGGCGGTCAGGAGAGCACCCTGCTGGCGCTCTACAACACCGTCCACCACTTCGGCGGCATCGTCGTGGCTCCCGGATACACGGACCCGTCGAAGTTCGTGGACGGCAACCCCTACGGCACCTCGCACGTCGACGCACAGGGCCAGAGTCCGGTCGACGGCACCACGCTGAAGGCCGCACGGGTGCAGTGCGAGCGGGTCATCCGTATCTCCCAGGCCCTCACCTCCGGCCTCGCAGCGAGCTGA
- a CDS encoding S1 family peptidase gives MVAALTLGLVATAAGTYASATEITAPPAASGNEDGSGARGGNHAKIIGGVESTENYSFAASLQWERDGDPNSHLCGGTLIAPDWIVTAAHCVTDPGENGEPYKLMDPATVHTRIGSNDRTSGGTVAKVKQFKVHPKWKFTTWDRNDGRDIALVQLSKKVSNKPAPMATKLPSVGSTVKTIGWGYTKPTDNDPKQLPKKLREIDLKVLDPSTQKCHKDEQGDDSFGIQEGDFCGDEGSTGGSCGGDSGTPVVQKVKGRWQATGLNSRGVGDCGTSADISTGVGAYYKWIKSQIG, from the coding sequence ATGGTCGCCGCGCTGACCCTGGGACTCGTGGCGACCGCCGCGGGCACCTACGCCTCGGCCACCGAGATCACCGCGCCGCCCGCCGCCTCCGGGAACGAGGACGGGAGCGGGGCCCGTGGCGGGAACCACGCCAAGATAATCGGCGGCGTCGAGTCGACCGAGAACTACTCCTTCGCCGCCTCCCTCCAGTGGGAACGTGACGGCGACCCCAACAGCCACCTCTGCGGGGGCACGCTCATCGCCCCCGACTGGATCGTGACGGCCGCGCACTGCGTCACCGACCCGGGCGAGAACGGCGAGCCGTACAAGCTCATGGATCCCGCCACGGTCCACACCCGGATCGGCTCCAACGACCGCACCTCAGGTGGAACCGTCGCGAAGGTGAAACAGTTCAAGGTTCACCCAAAATGGAAATTCACCACCTGGGACCGCAATGACGGACGGGACATCGCACTCGTCCAGCTCTCCAAGAAGGTGTCCAACAAGCCGGCTCCGATGGCCACCAAGCTGCCCTCCGTCGGCAGTACAGTGAAGACCATTGGCTGGGGCTACACCAAGCCCACCGACAACGACCCGAAGCAACTTCCCAAGAAGCTGCGCGAAATCGACCTCAAGGTACTTGACCCCTCCACGCAGAAATGCCACAAGGACGAGCAGGGCGATGACTCCTTCGGCATCCAGGAAGGCGACTTCTGCGGGGACGAGGGCAGCACCGGCGGCAGCTGCGGCGGCGACTCCGGCACTCCGGTCGTCCAGAAGGTGAAGGGCCGCTGGCAGGCCACCGGTCTCAACAGCCGAGGCGTGGGCGACTGCGGCACCAGCGCCGACATCTCCACCGGCGTCGGCGCCTACTACAAGTGGATCAAGAGCCAGATCGGCTGA
- the pfkB gene encoding 1-phosphofructokinase: MTVLTVTPNPSLDRTYEIPVLGRGNVLRAGGDRVDPGGKGVNVSRAVAAAGHRTVAVLPLGGPEGALLAQLLGDLGIDVAGVPVRGSTRVNISLAEPDGTLTKINAAGPDLDGDESRALLDTVAAEALSHHASWLVCCGSLPRGLDDQWYAALVTRARSAGVRVALDTSGPPLRAALAARPDVVKPNTDELAEAVGRPLATVGDAIKAAEDLREAGAGAVLASLGATGQLLVDTTGAYFATAPVASVRSDVGAGDASLAGFLAAGGARAEALVSAVAHGAAAVQLPGSQMPSPDDVRPETVTLTTHVPLDLPLSHNVNGAVR, translated from the coding sequence ATGACCGTCCTCACCGTTACCCCGAACCCCAGCCTGGACCGCACGTACGAGATACCGGTCCTCGGCCGGGGGAATGTGCTGCGGGCCGGCGGCGACCGGGTGGACCCCGGCGGCAAGGGCGTCAACGTGTCCCGCGCGGTGGCCGCCGCCGGGCACCGCACGGTCGCGGTGCTCCCGCTCGGCGGTCCCGAAGGAGCCCTCCTGGCCCAGCTCCTCGGTGACCTCGGGATCGACGTGGCCGGGGTACCCGTCCGCGGTTCGACCAGGGTGAACATTTCTCTCGCCGAGCCGGACGGAACCCTCACCAAGATCAACGCGGCCGGCCCCGACCTCGACGGCGACGAGTCCCGGGCCCTGCTGGACACCGTCGCCGCCGAGGCACTCAGCCACCACGCGTCCTGGCTCGTGTGCTGCGGCAGTCTCCCCCGCGGCCTCGACGACCAGTGGTACGCGGCCCTCGTCACCCGAGCCCGCTCGGCAGGCGTGCGCGTGGCCCTCGACACCTCGGGCCCACCGCTCCGTGCGGCCCTCGCCGCACGGCCCGATGTCGTCAAGCCCAACACCGACGAACTCGCCGAGGCCGTCGGCCGCCCCCTCGCCACCGTCGGCGACGCGATCAAGGCGGCCGAGGACCTGCGGGAGGCAGGCGCGGGGGCGGTGCTGGCCAGCCTCGGTGCCACGGGACAACTCCTCGTCGACACCACCGGCGCCTACTTCGCCACCGCCCCCGTCGCCTCCGTCCGCAGCGATGTCGGCGCGGGCGACGCCTCGCTCGCGGGCTTCCTCGCAGCGGGCGGAGCCCGCGCCGAAGCACTGGTCTCCGCCGTCGCACACGGTGCGGCAGCGGTGCAGCTGCCAGGCAGCCAGATGCCGAGCCCGGACGACGTCCGTCCGGAAACGGTCACCCTCACCACCCACGTCCCCCTGGACCTCCCCCTGTCCCACAACGTCAACGGAGCCGTTCGATGA